A portion of the Candidatus Pristimantibacillus lignocellulolyticus genome contains these proteins:
- the purD gene encoding phosphoribosylamine--glycine ligase — MNILVIGSGGREHTIVWSLNKSEKVSKLYCAPGNAGIAQIAECVPTGVFQFDELVAFAKEASIDLVFVGPDDPLAQGIVDAFEAAGIPAFGPNKAAAEIEGSKIFMKDLLKKYNIPTAKYETFTDFESALTYLKAQEVPIVIKADGLAAGKGVTVATSYEEAEEALRSIMVEKVFGDAGNQVVIEEFLAGQEMSILAFVDGETVKSMVPAQDHKPIFDGDKGPNTGGMGTYTPLPHIEQSIIDDAIENIIIPTAKAMVSEGRPFRGVLFAGLMITKDGPKTIEFNARMGDPETQVVLPRLKTDLLEIVLAAMNGTLAELEIEWNDDAAVCVVIASEGYPASYPKGKVITGLEAAEAKGALVFHAGTAMQDGQFVTNGGRVLGVVGLGENIEAARAHAYDAVASIQFEGMQSRTDIAMKALV, encoded by the coding sequence ATGAATATTCTAGTTATTGGTAGTGGTGGTCGTGAACATACGATCGTATGGTCATTGAATAAAAGTGAAAAAGTTAGCAAGTTATATTGTGCTCCAGGTAATGCTGGTATTGCTCAAATTGCAGAATGTGTACCTACCGGTGTTTTCCAATTTGATGAGCTTGTTGCATTTGCTAAAGAAGCAAGTATCGATCTAGTGTTTGTTGGTCCAGATGATCCGTTAGCACAAGGTATTGTTGACGCATTTGAAGCTGCTGGTATTCCTGCATTTGGTCCTAATAAAGCAGCAGCTGAAATTGAAGGAAGTAAAATCTTTATGAAAGATTTGCTGAAAAAATATAATATCCCAACAGCTAAGTATGAGACATTTACAGACTTTGAGTCTGCATTAACATATTTGAAAGCACAAGAAGTTCCAATCGTTATTAAAGCAGATGGTCTTGCAGCTGGTAAAGGGGTTACAGTAGCAACTTCATATGAAGAAGCGGAAGAAGCACTTCGTTCGATTATGGTAGAGAAAGTATTCGGTGATGCTGGTAATCAGGTTGTTATCGAAGAATTTCTAGCAGGTCAAGAAATGTCTATTCTAGCATTCGTGGATGGCGAGACAGTTAAGTCCATGGTTCCTGCCCAAGATCATAAGCCGATCTTTGATGGTGATAAAGGTCCGAATACTGGTGGTATGGGTACGTATACGCCACTTCCACATATTGAGCAAAGTATCATTGATGATGCGATTGAGAATATTATTATTCCAACGGCAAAAGCAATGGTAAGCGAAGGTCGTCCTTTCCGTGGTGTATTATTCGCAGGATTGATGATTACGAAAGATGGCCCGAAAACGATCGAGTTTAACGCTCGTATGGGTGATCCGGAAACACAAGTTGTATTACCTCGTCTAAAAACTGATCTATTAGAGATTGTGCTAGCTGCAATGAACGGAACGTTAGCAGAACTTGAGATCGAGTGGAATGACGATGCAGCAGTATGCGTAGTTATTGCTTCTGAAGGTTATCCAGCAAGCTATCCGAAAGGAAAAGTTATTACTGGTCTTGAAGCAGCTGAAGCGAAGGGTGCTCTAGTATTCCATGCTGGAACAGCGATGCAGGATGGTCAATTCGTAACGAATGGCGGTCGTGTTCTAGGTGTTGTAGGTCTTGGAGAAAATATTGAAGCTGCTCGTGCACATGCGTACGATGCAGTAGCTAGCATTCAGTTTGAGGGTATGCAAAGTCGTACAGATATTGCTATGAAAGCATTAGTATAA